TGTACCGGAAAACACATACGGTTGCATCGGGCAACGCAACCGCATGCATCGGGCTATGCAACCGTATGTGTTGCCCCACGCAGCCGCATGCGTTTTTTATGGAACACAGAGACACAAAGACACGGAGAAAAACAGCCGTTTTTCCGATGCTGCATCATTTCTTCCCCATATCCACTTCCAGCACATACACCGGCGTAGGCTCCTTCTCTACAGTCTTCTCTCCGTCCCCTTGGTAAGCGGTCTGGACGAAAAGATGCAGGCGTTTCTGTTGCTTCCAGAGTTCCGTATCCAGACTGGGCTCCCACGCTTCTACCGAAAAGCCGGTCAGGTCTTTCACTTTCCATTCCCCCTTCCGCAAATCATCGGTATATGCCATCGAGACCTTGCTTCCCCTCTCGGCATCGCGGAAGACAAAGCATGCCTTATTCCCGTCTACTACGATGCGCGGGCGGGCAATGGGAATCATCTTCGTCCCTCCCCCTTTGAGCGAGAAAGCCAACGTGCGCTTCATCACTTCACGCATGTTCCAACGTGTCCCGTCGTTCCATACCACCCGGTATTGCGGGACATCCGAATCCGGCTCGCGCCAATACGTCACGATGTAAGGATGCCCTTCCGCATCGGTACACATGCTGGTCTGGTTTATCAACTCACTATTTTGCGGGATGTGCCACGCGTATTCGGCATTGCCCTTGCGGATAGGAAGCGTGTACGGTTCACCCGCCGATGTATACCATGTCTTGCCTCCATCGGGCGAACTGGCATAGCACAGGTCGTGGTTGGTTTCCACCATCCACGTCTCCCTCCACACCCACGATAAGTGAATCGTTCCCTTCTCGTCCACGTAGAGTTGCCAATAGGCATTGCGTTGACCTTCCCCATCTATCAGGATGTCTTGCACCCTTTCCCACCTATGGGTATCCAGGTCATAACGGTTCATTATCAGGTTTCCCCGTCCCGAAGCCCCCGAACGGTATACGAAAATCAGGTCTCCGTCCGGCATCTTATAGAACTCCGGATAGGTCACGTCCTGCTCATCCGTTCCGGTCATTGCCTCTTTGGGACCCAGCTCCAACGAGCCGGGCGCCACGCTCCGGCAATAATTGAGCGGATGCCCATGGTGGTCGAACGACACATGGATATAGCCTTCGCCATCCACCATCATGCTGATGACATTGTGCGCATCGGCTACATTCCCCTTATACTGAGAGCGTTTCAGGGTCCATTCGGCAGAGCCTATCTGCCTCTTTCCCAATACCAGATAGCCTTCCGGGTCATAATAAGAAATGTATTGCGTATCTCCATCGGTCACCAGCGGGCTGTTCCGGAACACCGTAGTATTGACCGACGTATTGCTATATCCCTCGCCCACCCGTACCAACTGGGGATATGCCATGCCGTATCCGCATAGGCACAAGAGCAGGAGTAAAAGTTTATGTTTCATCATATTTCAGTTCTTTCATTTGTAAGTTTGCAAGTTCTTTTGTCACGCTGGATTTGTAATCCAGCGTAATAGCTGAATCGGATTTATAATCCGAAACCATTGCTGATGATGCGGATTACAAATCCGCAAGGTTAATTACGCCGGATTACAAATCTGGCGTGACAAGACGTGACAAGACACATTCGGGCGTATGCGATACGCCCCTACAGGGCTGTTTGCGGATGTTCATCTTTATTTATCCAAAAACTCATTGGTCCCTACACCCAGGGCAGGCCCTAAATGCACCGCCCCTGCCTCATAGGGCAACCATACCATCATCTTGCCTTCCCCGCGGTTCGCCCAGGCATAATAGGGAATCAGTTTCAATACCGCATCGGATGCATGAAGTTTCCCTTCGACATCATACGAGAGGGTTTGCACGCCGGCAGATATCATCTGCGCTCCTCCGGGGGCTTTTTCATCCATGACTTCCAGCTTTGGCTTGCGTGGCAAGAGTACACTGAACAGGTCGATGCCTTGATTGTCACACCATTCGGCACAATAAACCAGCGGACCACGCTCTATCGCCAACATGCCCCGGTCGGCTTCCACCTTTTCGTCCGCCAGGACCAAACGCGGCGTCATGTCGAATGACACTTCCACGACATCCCCTTTCTTCCAACGGCGGCTGATGCTGAAATACCCTTTCTCAATGCTTCCTTCTACCTTTTCTCCATTCACCTTTACCGAATAAGAAGTCTGCTTCCCGTCCGCAAAACGGTACAAACCGCCCGGCACGACTTCTCCCCGTGTCCATCCCGGCACACGCACCTTCCATACAAACTCTCCGCTCCCCTTCTGAAGCGTAAGCCGGATATTCCCGTCAAAGGGATAAGCGGTCTGTTGCCGGATGCTTATCTTGCGCTTCCCTACCTGAATCTCCGAGGTGCCTTCCATAAACAAATTGACATAAAGGCTATCCCCGCGTGTGGCATACATATATCCCGGCACCGAAGGAAGGAAGCGGCACAGGTTGGACGGGCAACATGCGCATCCGAACCAAGCCTTCCGTTCGTACCCTCCTGCCGACTCCAGCGGATTGGGATAGAAGAAACGCCCTCCGTCGAGAGAGATTCCCGACAAGACTCCATTATATAAAGAACGTTCGAGCACATCGTAATATTTGGCATCGCCATGGAACAGGAACAGGCGGTGGTTGACATAGACATTGCCGATAGCCGCACACGTCTCGCAATATGCCGTGGCATTCGGAAGCTCGTAATTCGCTCCGAAGGCTTCCCCGTGAGCCGTGGCGCCGATGCCTCCGGTCAGGTAAAGCTTCTTCCCGACAATGTTGTCCCAAATGCGGTCAATCGCATGCACGTATGCCGTATCTCCGGTCAGAGCCGCCACATCCGCCATGCCCGAATACATATACGTAGCACGCACGGCATGCCCCACCGCCTCATCTTGTTGCACTACCGGCTTGTGCGCCTGGCTATAGGCGTCTTTTCGGGAAGTATAGCCTCGCTTATCGAGGAAAAACTTCGCTTCGTCCAGGTATTTCTTATCGCCGGTCACCAGATAAAGCTTAGCCAATGCCATTTCCGCAATCTGATGTCCCGGCACACGCACCAGCTGGCCTTCATCCGGACCGATAGCCTTGCACACACAATCGGCATAACGGATGGCTATGTCCAGAAAGTTGCGCTTGCCCGTAGCCTGATAATGCGCCACGGCTCCTTCTATCATGTGTCCCAAGTTATAAAATTCATGGCTCAGCTCCTCCACTTTCTCCCAACGCTTCGAACCTGCCCACGCATGCGGATGCTTCGGATTCATCGTGCGGGCGGTATACAGATACCCGTCCGGCTCCTGCGCCTTGGCCACGATGTTCAACACGCTATCGATATAGCTCTCCAGCTTCTTGTCGGGATAAGTCTGCAACAGATAGCTGGCTCCCTCAATGGTCTTATACACATCGGTGTCATCGAACGAAAATCCCCCTACGGTAAAGGTGTCGCACGGATGTTGCGCTCTTACGAAATTCTCATAGCGTCCGGATTCCTCACACTTGCTGAAAGCCAACGGAATGGTCACGTCACGGCAAGCGTCCAAACGTTGTTTCCAAAAGCCTCCGCTTACATGAGTTGCGGTAAAGGGCACCGGAGTAATGGGGTATCCGGCCTGATTCTGTGCCTGCAAGCCAACGCTCAACACGGCACACATATAAGTAACAAGCATGGTTTTCATGTCTCTCTTCATTTATTCAGTTCAATCTTTCTTTTTTGCAATATTCGCAAGATTCTCCGACTTTAGCAAATATTCTATTTGAAAACATCCAAATTCCATTTGTCCTGCCAGGGAATGACAATCTTCCCGTTTTCAATCAAGACGGGAAGCCATACGTAAAGAGAGTTCTCCAAATCCGTCTTGTTCCACCGGTCGAACAGGGCGATATAAGCATCCTTCTTCCCTACCACAGGCTGCACATACGTGCTTTGGGCATAGAAAGTCTTGTCCGCATCCGGTCCGGTACAAGGGTTTCCGATTGTTTTCCATTCGCCCAAAACCGAATCGGCAACGGCTATCTCCGCTACATTCGGGTCCCACCCTGTACATCCGGAAGTAATCAGGTAATACTTCCCGTCGTGCTTAAATACCGCCGGAGCTTCACGCGACTGCTTTATAAAGTTACGTGTAAAACGTCCCGAAGGCTTCAGGTAATCATCCGTCAACAGGCTGATATACATCGTGGCGTTATTCTCCGAAGAATAAAACTGGTATGCCCTTCCGTCATCATCTACAAAGACCGTTTGGTCGCGGCTCATGGCATCGTTGGGGCGGAAGCTTCCTAAATAAGTGAAAGGGCCTGCAGGCGAATCGGATACCGCCACTCCGGCACACGCCTTGCTATAGTCGGCACTCTCTACATGCGCCCACATCACGAACTTTCCGGTCTTCCTGTTATAGATGACTTTGGGACGTTCCAACACCTTCGACGGGTGCAAATCGTGGTTCGGGTCATCCTTTACGGCAGGCAAAACGATTCCTTCGAACTTCCAGTTCAGCAAGTCTTTCGAAGAATAACAGCTTACGCCCGTCACATCGGTGCGATAACACTCCCACGTAGCCCATTCGGGCAATACCGTTTTCCCTTTCTTATACTCTCCATACCAGTAATACGTGCCTTCATGATAAAGGATGCCTCCCCCATGCGCATTAATCGGATTGCCTTCCGTATCGTTCCATACTTTTCCCGGCTCGAACACCGTGTGTTGTGCCTCGCTTACCTGCGGGATGCTCAAGAAGAAGCAGATGCCCGCTACAATTAATTTATTCATACGTTTTTAATTCTAAAATTCAATTTAATACGCATGGTCCTTGGGGAATTCCTGTCCTTTCCATGCACGTTTCGAAGTCCAGTCCTGCGCCGCATCGGTCCAAAAAGGATGGTCTGCCGGAAGCCCTAACGGAAGAAACGCAAGCGATGCCATGTAAAGGCTTCCGTTATTGGTATACACATCCGATATGTACGGTTGCTTTCCGTTAAACCCCAAAGTAAGGAAGCCCTGCTCATTGAAGTTCCGGTCATCGCCGAACATGCGCTTGATAACCGAAGTCATAGCCGAACGCACCTGCCCTTCAGGCAATTCTTCGGGAAGCCAGCCCCTCCATGCCAAAAGAGCCAAGGGCTGAAGCACGGCGGTGCGGTACGTGATAGACCTGCCCACCACGGGGAAAGCTCCTTCGGGAGAAATAAGCCGTTCTAAAATCATGCCGTACCGCTGCATCCGCCTTACTCCTCTTGCGAAATTCTTCACATCCAGATTCCAACCGCCTTTCTTGCCTCCGTCAGTCATTATCTCCTGACATTCCACATACATGGGATGCAACACGAAGCTATTATAATAATCGAAAGCAAACTTCGGACCATCACTATACCAGCCGTCACCTACATACCACTCGCTCACGGTCTGCAAGGCAGAAGTAATGCGGTAATAATCCTCCTTTGCCCCCGCTTTCTTCAGGAAGCATTCAATCGTGGAAGAGAAAAGCAGCCAGTTGGTATAAGGAGGGTCTACACGGCGCAACCGGGTAAACTCTTCGATATAGCGTTGCTTGGTCAAACTGTCCAAAGGCATCCACAATGCCTCATACCCACGCAAGAAACTCTCGGCAAGAAAAGCCGCATCCACCAAAGGCTGGCCTTCTTTGCGCCATAACAGATAATCCTTGCTCTGCGGGTCAACGGCATGCGCATAACTCTTCAATGCCCATTCCCGCAATTGCCTGCGTTGTTTTCCTTCTTCCGTATCGTCATCGGGCAAAGAAAGCCACGGAGCCAATCCGTCCATTAATCTCCCGAAACATTCCATGTAAGTCACACGCCGGTCTCTCCCGTCCCACGTCGGACTGAGTTCCACCGACATCTTCTCCTGCAACTTCCCCTCGCTCATGGCACTTAATACGGGAGAAGCCATCCGGTAAAGCACATCACACCACACTTCACGGTCGGTCTTCACCGCCTCTTTCTTCCCTCTCGCCGATAATGTCCCCACCGGCAAAAGACATACTACTATAAATAGGTATACGATTCGTTTCATAAACATCTCTTTTTCATTCATAATAAGCATGGTCTTTCGGAAAATCCTCGCCTTCCCACGCTTTCTTGCTCGTCCAGTTTTCCGTCGGTGAGATCCAGAAAGGATGATCGGCAGGCAGCCCCAAGGGCATAAATGCCAGTGTGGTCATATACAGGCTTCCGTTGTTCGTATATACATCCGCTATATCCGTCTGGCTTGCCGTAAAGCCCAACGTAAGAAAACCTTTCTCATTGAAATTGGCATCCGTGGCATACATGCGTTTCATGACAGCGGTCAATGCACTACGCACCTGCCCCTCGGAAAGCCCTTCGGGAAGTTTCTCTTGCCATGCCAGCATTGCCAACGCCTGCAGGGCACCCAACCGGTAGGTAATGGAACGTCCGAACACAGGGAATGCCCCTTCCGGCGAAATCATCCGTTCCAATATCGTGCCATACCGCTGCAAACGACTTTCGGCACGGGCAAGCTCTTCCGCACTCACCCTGACGCCCCGCTTTTGCCGATGCAACACCTGCAACGCTTCTACATACATGGGCTGAATCACAAAACTGTTGTAATAATCGAAAGCAAAACCCGGCCCGTCGCTATACCAGCCGTCGCCTACATACCATTCGTTTATCTTCCGCAAGCCGATATGGATGCGGTAAGCATCGTAATCCTCGCTTACCGTAGAAAGGAATGTTTCTATCAGGCTGACAAACATTACCCAATTGGAATACACAGGCGTGTACCTCCGCAATCCGGCAAACTCCTTGATATACCGTTGCCGGGTTAACGTGTCGAGCGCATGCCAAAGCGAAGGGGCACGCAAGAAGCTTTCGGCAATGTAGGCCGCGTCTACCAAAGCTTGTCCGTGCTTGTTCCACCCCAAATAATCGGGACTTTCGGGATTGACGGCATGAGCATAACTCTTCAAAGCCCATGTACGCAACTGCTTGCGCATCTGTCCTTCGGGGGTATCGTCATCGGGCAAGGAAAGCCACGGGGCTACTCCTGCCATGGTACGCCCGAAACATTCCATGTAAGCCACTTCCTTGTTCCGCCCGTCCCAGCGTGGGCTAAGTTCCAATTGCATGTTCTGATGCAGCTTGCCCTCACTCATGTTGCTCAATACCGGCTCGGCAATGCGGTACAGCAGGTTGCACCAATACTGCCGGTCGGAAGGTGCCTTCTGATACACCCTTACATAATCAATTTCATATTTCATAGGGAAAGCCTCATCGGCGATTTCCCCTCCGTTATCACCGCCCAAAGCCAAGTTCAGCAACACATATTGCGGCTTGCGGAACGGATTCGTTCCCAGTCCGATGCTTCCGTTCACCGTAGTGCCGAGCGATATCTCATTCAACAATTCATCGTCCAAATAAAACCTGATGCTGTTTTCGTCCCAATCCATGCGCCACGTATGGAACTTATCCGCCCATTTGGCATCACGTCCGGTAAAGTGTGTAAAAGGAATCCGCTGCGAATTCCATACCGCATGATTCGGGATGCTGTCTCCCCAACAAGCATTGGCAAGAATATGGGGCACGCCTCCGATGCGATAATATTCCATAACATCTATCTCGCCACACGAAGGCCAGGGCATCCCGCTGCCCAATAACCAAATGGCAGGCCATGCGCCTCCCGCCGTCGGAATCTTGGCACGCACCTCCAGACGTCCGTATAAAAACTCGTATTTACCGGCTGTATTGACCGAAGCGGATGTATATGCGATATGTTCCCGCTTTTTCCGCCAGTCCGCACTTCCGGCTTCATAATCCGGATTCTTCCTCTCTGCTTGTTCACGCCGGGCTTCGATAATCAGCTTCCCGTTCCGGCAATACGCGTTTTCCGGTTGATACCATTGGTCTTCATGGTTACGCTTGAACCCTTGTTCATAATTCCAAACGGTTGTATCCAACCGTCCGTCTTGATTGAACTCATCACACCAGACCAATTTCCAGCCATCGTCTTGTGCCCTGCCGTCTAAAACCGAAAGCAGCAACAAGCAACTGATGCCTGCTATCCGATGTATCCATTTATCTATTATCATACCTATTGTCAATTAGTTTATATTACCCACTCACTTCAGAAGAAAGTATAAATTGCGAAGATTCCATCACCCCATTTTATAGTAGAGACATCACATTGTGGCGCCTCTGAATACGTCTGCAAAAACATAAAAATCCGCAATCATCCAAGCGAAGGAGATTAATTGTGACTTTCATCAAAATGTCAACCGCTTGGACGATTGCGGAAACTGAATCATCTAAAATTGGTTTTATACTTATCGTTGCATGAAATTGTGCATTTTAATAGGACACACAACTATTATCACCCTATTAATTGTATCCCGGATTCTGCTTAATCTCGGCATCCTTATTCAATTGAATAACTGACAATGGAATAGGAAGCAATGAATTAAAGTCTTGGAATCCTTGAATGGTTTTGATTTCCGGAGCATAAGGCACCTTGTCACCATTCATTTCGATACGTTCTGCCAATGTATTGGTACGAACCAACGTCATACGGCGGTTTTCTTCACCTATCAACTCACGAGCACGCTCGTCAAGGATAAAGTCAAGGTCAATATCGGCAGCACTGACTTTTCCTGCTTCTGCATCACCCGTTTGCTCACGGTATTCCTTAAACGCACGGTCACGTAATACATTAATATCATCAGCAGCTCCTTGCAAATTGCCTTGTTGGAAACGAGCTTCGGCACGAAGCAGGTAAGTTTCACCCAAACGCATAACGGGCCAGTCTTTTACAATTGCATAACCGAAATCATCCGTTTCATCATAACCGCCCCATTTTGTAGTATGCGGATAGAATACGTTCAATGAATCTGCCGGTCCCGGAATAACCTTATCACCAGTCTTAATGGTTATAGTCCTTACCGCAGTAGGATCATCTACGGTTACACGAAAACCATTCGCATCAATACCGATTTCTTCCGAATAATCCGGTCTGTTATACCACATCACACGCCGGATATTAAAGTTAGAATTACGGATGTCACCCTTTTCATACAAACCGTATTTCATAAAGTTACTCAAACGCAAACGACCGTTACCACGTCCACCAATCGAATCGGCATTCTGAATGCCACTATACTTATGGAATGCCGGAGTCCAGACACGGCGTTGTTGCGGATTATCAATCGTACCGCCAATCACATCACGGTTGTATTCCATCTCAAAAGTCCAAATAGCTTCGGTATTTCCTTCTGAACGACGTTGGTTATGCCAACGAAACATATCATGATAGAAATCACCAGCTTCTTCCAAATACTGACCATACCGTTCCTGAATCAATTGATACTCAGGATTACTGATAATCGGCGTAACCGCATCTTCAGCTTTCTTGAAATAAGAAGCGTCACGCATACCCATACGCAGATAAGCTTCTCCTGCAAGCTGGCGGGCAAAGTCCTTATTCGCACGGTCTTCCGATACAGCCTGACCTAAATCCGGTAAATTCGCCATGGCATATTGCAGGTCTTCATCAATCACGGCATCCACATTAGCTACCGTTTCACGAGTATAGTCGGTACGGGGCACATCAGTCGACTCTAATACCAAAGGTACATCTCCCCAAAGAGTTACCAATATATTGTATGCGTATGCACGGAAGAATTTGGCTTCAGCTATTACAGCAGGATTTCCCTCCTCTCCTTCCTGAGCTATAATCTGGTTTGCTTGATTGATAAATTCATAACACTTTTCCCACAAAATGCTTACTCCAACACTTTCTGAATTCAGCTGCTGATATTGATAAAAAGGAGTTTCAGCACCTTCCACATCACCAGCAGAGGCCACATCAGTACCAATTTGGAAACAACTAACAAATCCCTGATTACCAGACCATCCCCAAAGAGCAGCAAAGGTATAATACAAACCTGTTATACGGCTTTCTGAGCTTGAATTTTCCGGTGTATATTTTGAATACATTTTTTCGTCAAGGAAACTATCGCTACATCCGGTTGTACCCAAAGTCAATGCAGATGCTGCCAATGTCCCGACCAATATATTTTTCAGTTTCATAATCCCATTATTTTAGAAAGTTAAATTAAGACCAAATACAAAGCTCTTCGTCATCGGATAGTTGCTGCTATCGTAAACGGTTTCGCCTCTTGTCGCATCCCATGAACTGCTACCACGAGAAATCTGGCGTGCTTCCGGATCCCAACCAATCCAATCGGTGAAGGTAAACAAGTTACGTCCGCTGGCATAAATTGTCAGACCGCCAATACCCATTTTCTGTACAATGCGTTGCGGGAAATTATAACTCAACGTAATATCTTTGATACGGGTATAATTTGCCTTGCAAGGGAATCCGTATCCATGCGGGTTCGAATCCTTGCGAAGCGAACGCCATTCATTACTCTTATTCTCAGGTGTCCAGTAGCCGATTTCAGTAGCAGTATTACGGCGTCCCATTTCATCACCTGCCATACCAATCAAGGTATTGTTCTTCTGCAAACCTTGTACTGTCTGAATAAATACACTTAAAGTCAAATCTTTCCATGTAAAGGTGTTAGTCATACCGCCAATCCATTTGGGGGAAGTCTGCCCCAACACTTTACGGTCTGCATCGTTAATAACACCGTTACCATCCTGGTCTTTCAATTTCACATCACCGGCTTTGGCTATCGGATCCCAATTCAAATGGTCACCTCTTGCAATTTCGTCTTCCTGCCAGATACCTACCATTTCGTAATCGTAGATAACGCCGATAGGCTGTCCGATGAACCAACGGTTGGCGATATCGTCTTGCCCGTCACCGTACAAGTCTTTGATTTCATTCTTATTCCAAGAGAATACCAAGTTCGTACTCCACGTAAAGTCCTTCGTCACAATGTTACGTGAGTTCAACGTGATTTCCACACCTTTGTTAGCGGTTTCACCCATGTTCTGATATACTTTATTAAAACCGGAAACGGTAGGAAGGTTACGCTGCATCAGCAAATCATTGGTTCGTGAGAAATAGACATCAATGTTACCGCTCAAACGGTTGTTCCACAATCCGAAATCCAAACCGACATTGAAAGTCTTGGTAGTTTCCCATGTCAAATCGGCATTACCCATAAATTCATCCGGATAAAGAGCCAATTGGGGAGCACCGTTCATTGCCAACATATTGTTGACCATCTTCATACGAGACTGGTACACACCGATAGCCTCGTTACCTGCTTTACCGTAAGAAAGACGAAGTTTCAAACTGTTCAGCCAACGTTGAGAATGCTCCATAAATGATTCGTTCGCAATGTTCCACCCCAAAGCAACCGAAGGGAACACACCGTATTTATTATTGTCACCGAACACGGAAGAACCGTCCCGACGTACCGTAAAGGTAAACAAGTAACGGCTATCATACGAATAGTTGATACGTCCCATCTGAGATACCGTAGTATACAATTCAGTATAAGAAGCTACAGAAGGAGTAGAAGCACTTGCCATGTTATGCCATAACTGGTCATCACTTGGGAAGTTATTCGCCTTAGCTTGTGACCATTGATATTTCTTACGTGATGCCGCATACAAGCCGGTCAAGTCAAGGTGATGACGTCCAAAGTCGCGGGCGTAAGTTACGATATTTTCAATCGTATAACTCTGTGTTTCTTCATTCTTAATCTCAGCATAACCGGTATTGTTATTCACAGACTTTCCTTCATAATTATTATACCGCTTCGGCATATAAGAGAAACCTCCATTGAAACGGTAAGTCAATCCTTTCAACGGTTCCCACAATTTGCCAAAATCCACATCCGCATATCCGTTCAGATTGATATTCCATTGACGGCGTTCAGGATTGACCGTAGTCCACATCAACGGATTGGTAAACAAAGATTCACTATACATCGGATAGATACAGTACGAACCATCCTCTTCATACATCTTGCCATACGGACTCATCGCTTCTGCCATCAGGAAGTTAGCACGGCCTCCGTCGCGGTTATGCGATACAATGTAAGAATTCGTTCCCACTTTCAGAAAGTCCGTCACGTTGACATCAATATTGGTACGGATTGAATAACGCTTATAATTAAATCCCTTAACTACACCTTTCTGGCTCATGTAATCGGCAGAAATATAGTAAGAAACATTTTCTGCACCACCGCCTACACTGATATTATGATCTTGAATAATACCCGTCTGCGATACGGCATCAATCCAGTCGGTTTCAATTCCGTTCTGATAATTTTCCGACTCATATTGGTTTTTCACAAACCCGTCATACAAGGTTTCGCCAGGATTTTGTGCGACATAATCCTTATAACGTTGCAGGATCTGTTTTCCGTCACCGAACTTCAACTTATGAGAAAAATCCTCGATACCTACATACATATTATAACGGATATTGGGCTTGCCAGATTTACCACGCTTCGTAGTAATCAAGATAACACCGTTCGCACCGTTCGTACCGTAGATAGCCGTAGCCGAAGCGTCTTTCAAGATTTCCATCGATTCGATATCGTTCGGGTTGATATCGTTCAATGTACCACCCGATTTGCTGATAGGCACACCATCCACAACGATATACGGACCGGAATTGGCATTGATAGAGTTCTGACCACGAACCAATGCATCAGGGGCATCACCCGGGATGGAAGAAGTCTGGGTAATAGTCACACCTGCCGTAGCACCCTGAATGGCTTGCAATACATTGGTCACAGGAAGCTTGGACAAACGGTCTTTGGGCACGGAAGTTACAGAACCCGTCACGTCCGACTTCTTCTGCACACCGTATCCTACTACCACCACTTCATCCAAGGTTTCCGAGTCTTCCTGCATAGTTACCTGCATGGTAGTTCCCGGAGTTGCCTTCAGAGTCTGCGTCTTATAACCGATAAATGAGATTTCCAGCGTAGCGCCCGACTTTACTTTTAACGTAAACTTACCGTCAAGGTCGGTAATGGTACCATTGGTCGTACCTTGTTCTAATACACTGGCGCCGATAACCGGCATTCCTGAAGCGTCTTTCACGACACCGCTCACTTCTGCTGTTTGCTGCATGGCTTGCGCCGGTGCCTCGCCTCCGGCAGCAAAAGCTGCCAACGGATGCCCCGCGATAAAGCCTGAACAAAGCAATAAAGCAAACAACGCTTTCCGATTGTTGGTTAACACATCTGCTTTCATTCTTACAATTAATTTTAAAGTTAGAAATTGTCACATTGTGTTATCCTAAAAAAACCTTTTCGCGCTTTCTGTTTTTCCTAGTACCCAGTTTTCTTATTCTTTTTTTATACTTTTTACCTGATTATCCTATTGCTTTTATTCATCACGTGACATGTCAATTAGATTCCATTCTCTTTCACAAGCTATTGTGTTTATAATTTCGAAACGATGCAAATTTAAAAGAAAATTTCAGAAAACA
The Phocaeicola salanitronis DSM 18170 genome window above contains:
- a CDS encoding alpha-l-rhamnosidase, with translation MKHKLLLLLLCLCGYGMAYPQLVRVGEGYSNTSVNTTVFRNSPLVTDGDTQYISYYDPEGYLVLGKRQIGSAEWTLKRSQYKGNVADAHNVISMMVDGEGYIHVSFDHHGHPLNYCRSVAPGSLELGPKEAMTGTDEQDVTYPEFYKMPDGDLIFVYRSGASGRGNLIMNRYDLDTHRWERVQDILIDGEGQRNAYWQLYVDEKGTIHLSWVWRETWMVETNHDLCYASSPDGGKTWYTSAGEPYTLPIRKGNAEYAWHIPQNSELINQTSMCTDAEGHPYIVTYWREPDSDVPQYRVVWNDGTRWNMREVMKRTLAFSLKGGGTKMIPIARPRIVVDGNKACFVFRDAERGSKVSMAYTDDLRKGEWKVKDLTGFSVEAWEPSLDTELWKQQKRLHLFVQTAYQGDGEKTVEKEPTPVYVLEVDMGKK
- a CDS encoding glycoside hydrolase family 127 protein — encoded protein: MKTMLVTYMCAVLSVGLQAQNQAGYPITPVPFTATHVSGGFWKQRLDACRDVTIPLAFSKCEESGRYENFVRAQHPCDTFTVGGFSFDDTDVYKTIEGASYLLQTYPDKKLESYIDSVLNIVAKAQEPDGYLYTARTMNPKHPHAWAGSKRWEKVEELSHEFYNLGHMIEGAVAHYQATGKRNFLDIAIRYADCVCKAIGPDEGQLVRVPGHQIAEMALAKLYLVTGDKKYLDEAKFFLDKRGYTSRKDAYSQAHKPVVQQDEAVGHAVRATYMYSGMADVAALTGDTAYVHAIDRIWDNIVGKKLYLTGGIGATAHGEAFGANYELPNATAYCETCAAIGNVYVNHRLFLFHGDAKYYDVLERSLYNGVLSGISLDGGRFFYPNPLESAGGYERKAWFGCACCPSNLCRFLPSVPGYMYATRGDSLYVNLFMEGTSEIQVGKRKISIRQQTAYPFDGNIRLTLQKGSGEFVWKVRVPGWTRGEVVPGGLYRFADGKQTSYSVKVNGEKVEGSIEKGYFSISRRWKKGDVVEVSFDMTPRLVLADEKVEADRGMLAIERGPLVYCAEWCDNQGIDLFSVLLPRKPKLEVMDEKAPGGAQMISAGVQTLSYDVEGKLHASDAVLKLIPYYAWANRGEGKMMVWLPYEAGAVHLGPALGVGTNEFLDK
- a CDS encoding glycoside hydrolase family 43 protein, with the translated sequence MNKLIVAGICFFLSIPQVSEAQHTVFEPGKVWNDTEGNPINAHGGGILYHEGTYYWYGEYKKGKTVLPEWATWECYRTDVTGVSCYSSKDLLNWKFEGIVLPAVKDDPNHDLHPSKVLERPKVIYNRKTGKFVMWAHVESADYSKACAGVAVSDSPAGPFTYLGSFRPNDAMSRDQTVFVDDDGRAYQFYSSENNATMYISLLTDDYLKPSGRFTRNFIKQSREAPAVFKHDGKYYLITSGCTGWDPNVAEIAVADSVLGEWKTIGNPCTGPDADKTFYAQSTYVQPVVGKKDAYIALFDRWNKTDLENSLYVWLPVLIENGKIVIPWQDKWNLDVFK
- a CDS encoding DUF2264 domain-containing protein encodes the protein MKRIVYLFIVVCLLPVGTLSARGKKEAVKTDREVWCDVLYRMASPVLSAMSEGKLQEKMSVELSPTWDGRDRRVTYMECFGRLMDGLAPWLSLPDDDTEEGKQRRQLREWALKSYAHAVDPQSKDYLLWRKEGQPLVDAAFLAESFLRGYEALWMPLDSLTKQRYIEEFTRLRRVDPPYTNWLLFSSTIECFLKKAGAKEDYYRITSALQTVSEWYVGDGWYSDGPKFAFDYYNSFVLHPMYVECQEIMTDGGKKGGWNLDVKNFARGVRRMQRYGMILERLISPEGAFPVVGRSITYRTAVLQPLALLAWRGWLPEELPEGQVRSAMTSVIKRMFGDDRNFNEQGFLTLGFNGKQPYISDVYTNNGSLYMASLAFLPLGLPADHPFWTDAAQDWTSKRAWKGQEFPKDHAY
- a CDS encoding RagB/SusD family nutrient uptake outer membrane protein — protein: MKLKNILVGTLAASALTLGTTGCSDSFLDEKMYSKYTPENSSSESRITGLYYTFAALWGWSGNQGFVSCFQIGTDVASAGDVEGAETPFYQYQQLNSESVGVSILWEKCYEFINQANQIIAQEGEEGNPAVIAEAKFFRAYAYNILVTLWGDVPLVLESTDVPRTDYTRETVANVDAVIDEDLQYAMANLPDLGQAVSEDRANKDFARQLAGEAYLRMGMRDASYFKKAEDAVTPIISNPEYQLIQERYGQYLEEAGDFYHDMFRWHNQRRSEGNTEAIWTFEMEYNRDVIGGTIDNPQQRRVWTPAFHKYSGIQNADSIGGRGNGRLRLSNFMKYGLYEKGDIRNSNFNIRRVMWYNRPDYSEEIGIDANGFRVTVDDPTAVRTITIKTGDKVIPGPADSLNVFYPHTTKWGGYDETDDFGYAIVKDWPVMRLGETYLLRAEARFQQGNLQGAADDINVLRDRAFKEYREQTGDAEAGKVSAADIDLDFILDERARELIGEENRRMTLVRTNTLAERIEMNGDKVPYAPEIKTIQGFQDFNSLLPIPLSVIQLNKDAEIKQNPGYN